One Streptomyces sp. B21-105 genomic region harbors:
- the drmD gene encoding DISARM system SNF2-like helicase DrmD — protein sequence MTASVKESAQVATATEHPQGSASSTASATALPPVPEPGQVVKVRGSTWAVSDVRKQGLPRSPADEGVPGLAHVVSLQSLDEDRLGQELTVVWELEVGHTVAPDQGLPETVRAEAFDDPNTLAAFVDAVRWGAVTSADANSYQAPFRSGANVEAYQLVPLSRALQSSRTNLLLADDVGLGKTIEAGLVVQELLLRHRARSVVIVCPPSLSLKWQDEMREKFGLDFVIVNSELMAKVRRSHGLNANPFRLFPRVIVSMAWLPSLRAQRLLRDVLADVRSAGTAKRYAFDVLVVDEAHHVAPASPTTAPGQRGYAVDSKRTTATMKLAEACEHRLFLSATPHNGYSESFTALLEMIDSRRFTRGADIDERALKEVMVRWLKTDLPGKGFKTRELKTLPFAPSEEEQQQFARLERLLAESARANGKRSGGDIVAMLLKKRFLSSPWSFARTLELYEGADGGDRQLRVDDEDEYYTEVLGSGQSDEEEGAAEHPEFTALRHSKGSDPLVAATRSEIASLIEWGRRYEHKPDSRLEELLTFLNAVCRPDGTHWTNERVVVFTEYAATLEWIDRVLRQRGYKDVLEVIQGSTPTEEREKIRARFTESPDKHPVRVLLATDSAGEGIDLQTHCHRLVNFDIPFNPSRLEQRIGRIDRYGQTEVPKIFHFVPVSGSTTYDADMKFMGIIATKVGRATEDLGKVNQVIDAEVQEHFAPTRTARKSRLTAPDDGNEVITRVLAGGMELNRQLTRLSETYNEHKAAMHLTPANARRVVDTALTLTSQPPLVEIGDDRTEAQVFEIPNLGRSWQPALRGLDTRLEPGVPRPITFDDQAAQKRTDLVHIHLGHALMQRATRTLRSALFSTDSPVHRVTAVIAPGLPESCVAAVSRLVLVGRGGLRLHEEVFLTGVRLRGQALAESKVEQVLDETLDSADLFLADEKVRAHLAEQWNDNGSRLRTRLLTAMDRKSASRQEKVTEALTQRRDSDIKRAHEIFGAFRLNLRESRDRLEQAIRAEEELLFTDDQQKQRRRDLHHMNERLDSLDDEEAREIASIQERYSDIRPYVSAAAVVFALTPEDAKNGMVKA from the coding sequence ATGACGGCATCAGTGAAGGAGTCCGCCCAGGTGGCGACCGCTACGGAGCATCCGCAGGGATCAGCGAGCAGTACCGCGAGCGCGACTGCCCTTCCACCGGTCCCGGAGCCCGGGCAGGTCGTCAAGGTCCGGGGCTCGACCTGGGCCGTGTCTGATGTCCGTAAGCAGGGGCTTCCACGTAGCCCCGCAGATGAGGGCGTGCCGGGCCTTGCCCATGTGGTCAGCCTGCAGTCGCTGGACGAGGACCGGCTCGGGCAGGAGCTGACGGTGGTCTGGGAGCTGGAGGTCGGGCACACCGTCGCGCCGGACCAGGGGCTGCCGGAGACCGTGCGGGCGGAAGCGTTCGACGATCCGAACACGCTCGCCGCGTTCGTGGACGCAGTCCGCTGGGGTGCGGTCACCTCGGCGGACGCGAACTCCTATCAGGCACCCTTCCGCAGCGGCGCGAATGTGGAGGCGTACCAGCTGGTGCCGCTGAGCCGGGCCCTGCAGTCGTCGCGTACGAACCTGCTGCTCGCGGACGATGTCGGCCTGGGCAAGACCATCGAGGCCGGGCTCGTCGTGCAGGAACTGCTGCTGCGGCACCGTGCGCGGTCCGTGGTGATCGTCTGCCCGCCGAGTCTGTCGTTGAAGTGGCAGGACGAGATGCGGGAGAAGTTCGGCCTCGACTTCGTGATCGTCAACAGTGAGCTGATGGCGAAGGTGCGGCGGAGCCACGGGCTGAACGCCAACCCGTTCCGGCTCTTCCCACGCGTGATCGTGAGCATGGCGTGGCTGCCGTCACTGCGGGCGCAACGCCTGCTGCGCGACGTTCTGGCCGATGTACGCAGCGCGGGCACGGCCAAGCGCTACGCGTTCGACGTGCTGGTGGTCGACGAGGCGCACCATGTGGCGCCGGCCAGCCCGACGACGGCGCCAGGGCAGCGCGGCTACGCGGTGGACAGCAAGCGGACCACCGCAACGATGAAGCTTGCGGAGGCGTGCGAGCACCGGCTGTTCTTGAGCGCGACGCCGCACAACGGCTACTCGGAGTCGTTCACCGCCCTGTTGGAAATGATCGACAGCCGCCGGTTCACACGCGGTGCGGACATTGATGAGCGTGCCCTCAAGGAGGTGATGGTGCGGTGGCTGAAAACCGACCTCCCAGGCAAAGGGTTCAAAACCCGGGAGCTGAAGACTCTCCCCTTCGCCCCGTCGGAGGAGGAGCAGCAGCAGTTCGCGCGACTAGAACGGTTGCTGGCGGAAAGCGCCCGGGCGAACGGTAAGAGATCGGGCGGCGACATCGTCGCGATGCTGTTGAAGAAGCGCTTCCTGTCCAGCCCGTGGTCGTTCGCCCGCACCCTTGAGCTTTATGAGGGCGCGGATGGCGGTGACCGCCAGCTGCGGGTGGACGACGAAGACGAGTACTACACGGAGGTGCTGGGCAGCGGTCAGTCGGACGAGGAGGAGGGTGCTGCCGAGCACCCCGAGTTCACTGCGCTGCGTCACTCCAAGGGCTCGGACCCTCTGGTCGCGGCCACCCGTAGCGAGATCGCCTCACTCATCGAGTGGGGGCGCAGGTACGAACACAAGCCGGACTCGCGGCTGGAAGAACTGCTGACCTTCCTCAACGCCGTCTGCCGGCCGGACGGCACCCACTGGACCAACGAACGCGTCGTGGTGTTCACGGAGTACGCGGCCACCCTTGAATGGATCGACCGCGTCCTGCGGCAGCGCGGCTACAAGGACGTGCTGGAGGTCATCCAGGGTTCGACCCCGACCGAGGAGCGGGAGAAGATCCGCGCCCGTTTCACCGAGAGCCCGGACAAGCACCCGGTCCGCGTTTTGCTCGCCACCGACTCCGCCGGCGAGGGCATCGACCTGCAGACCCACTGCCATCGCCTGGTCAACTTCGACATTCCCTTCAATCCGTCCCGTCTGGAGCAGCGCATCGGCCGGATCGACCGGTACGGACAGACGGAGGTCCCGAAGATCTTCCACTTCGTACCAGTCTCCGGCTCCACGACATACGACGCGGACATGAAGTTCATGGGGATCATCGCGACCAAGGTCGGGCGGGCCACCGAGGACCTCGGCAAGGTCAACCAGGTCATCGACGCCGAAGTGCAGGAGCACTTCGCTCCCACTCGTACGGCGCGCAAGTCCCGGCTGACGGCCCCGGACGACGGCAACGAGGTGATCACCCGCGTGCTGGCCGGCGGGATGGAGCTGAACCGCCAGCTCACCCGGCTGTCGGAGACGTACAACGAGCACAAGGCCGCCATGCATCTCACGCCCGCCAACGCCCGCCGGGTAGTGGACACCGCCCTTACCCTCACCTCCCAGCCCCCGCTCGTCGAGATTGGCGACGACCGCACCGAGGCACAGGTCTTCGAGATTCCGAACCTCGGCCGCTCCTGGCAGCCGGCCTTGCGTGGCCTGGACACCCGCCTGGAGCCGGGTGTCCCGCGCCCTATCACCTTTGACGACCAGGCGGCCCAGAAGCGCACCGACCTCGTCCATATCCACCTCGGGCACGCCCTCATGCAGCGCGCCACCCGCACCTTGCGCTCCGCGCTGTTCAGCACGGACTCCCCCGTACACCGGGTCACCGCCGTCATCGCCCCCGGCCTCCCCGAATCCTGTGTCGCCGCCGTCTCCCGGCTCGTCCTGGTCGGACGCGGCGGGCTGCGCCTGCACGAGGAGGTGTTCCTCACTGGCGTCCGGCTGCGTGGTCAGGCCCTTGCCGAGTCCAAGGTCGAGCAGGTCCTCGACGAGACCCTCGACTCCGCTGATCTGTTCCTCGCCGATGAGAAGGTGCGTGCTCATCTCGCCGAGCAATGGAACGACAACGGTTCCCGGCTGCGTACACGCCTGCTGACCGCAATGGACCGCAAGAGCGCCAGCCGTCAGGAGAAGGTCACCGAGGCGCTCACCCAGCGCCGGGACTCCGATATCAAGCGCGCCCACGAGATCTTCGGCGCCTTCCGGCTCAACCTGCGCGAGTCCCGTGACCGCCTGGAGCAGGCCATCCGTGCCGAGGAAGAGCTGCTGTTCACCGACGACCAGCAGAAGCAGCGCCGCCGGGACCTGCACCACATGAACGAGCGCCTGGACAGCCTGGACGACGAGGAAGCGCGCGAGATCGCCTCGATCCAGGAGCGCTACAGCGACATCAGACCCTACGTATCCGCCGCCGCGGTCGTGTTCGCCCTCACTCCCGAAGACGCGAAGAACGGAATGGTCAAGGCATGA
- a CDS encoding Eco57I restriction-modification methylase domain-containing protein, with translation MSRRYPPTAADLHRAWLELVDTDGPFLAIPALERVYREGIPQPDSRALDAIKDAKPAFEKAWENWDEHPGDEAALDLYREARDTWVDLVLRQGLRWGASYTVPAPAAVEVRSPDYTVTVCADGALVHGDTTGALVLITDPTDSLRDPLTDGWSASPIDRMEELLRASGVPIGVVTDGRWWAIVSARPQTMVASGIVDAQTWIEEPQTRNAFIELLQRRRLVGGKQQDRLTELFGESVTAAEKITEALGTQVRRAVELIVQALSEGALDTQRRGEDDPLPTARGEVYEAAVTVMMRVVFLLFAEERGLLPQSRLFAMGYGISDELDLLDAREKEEGEQALDATFLTWHRLLATSQALYRGASFEDLRLPEYGGSLFDPARFPFLTACDSQDTLAITVSDRVMLEVLRAVQIAQLPGGARRISFRDIDVEQIGYIYEGLLGYSCEPAEEIIVGLTGSAGSEPEIPLATLEELSQAKRTETALADAILVWIKQHQPAAKPSSKAALTKALKAGETLDDAEIALRDVTDDPDLRDRLRPFIGIIRRDLRSRPLVVEPGGVLLVETPSRASAGAHYTPRSLAEEVVRYALEPLVYSPGPHQTADQNTWRLIEADQILDLRIADIACGSGAFLVAAARYLADRLVEAWQRDDVAYGRTPHDLHVHAIRTVVATCLHGADINGMAVEMCKLSLWLVSLDPKLPFSFVDDKVLHGNALLGLTGADQLRRLHIDPAAAGNQLSVFALDVDDILDQAARLRRQLATEVDDNDPQRSAATKRRQWRRYQELTEQLADVADGVIAAGLQWGGKPGKQLKAAYENLRIAVESAYPAGGDETDRERTMLNGIQETGLTPTVTTDYARWKPLHWILAVPDVMERGGFDAVIGNPPFLGGTKISGALGGNVRDWFSHVLAVGQGGGRADIVAYFFLRATELLTPKGNLGLIATNTIAQGDTRETGLDFIVSNGFTITRATQSRPWPAVSANLEYAAVWGSLGEVSPEVPRMADDVPVRRISTLLEASGRIEGHPVKLIENRGVTFEGCKPYGSGFVITQEEAADWIKADPKNAEVLFPYLNGEDLNSRPDSSPSRWIIDFNDRAESSAREYTLPFARILEEVKGERARKSKAVRDAPWWLFFRARPAMRAAISELSEMLVLTRHSVTVMPCRVKKGPIPSEATVIFATDSFSDQAVLSSSLHQLWAITYGSTMRADIRYTPSDVFETFPRPAHSDRLSEVGSILNAERRSIMVRRGLGLTKLYHLVNDSNINDSLDADVARLREIHVELDRAVMVAYGWDDVPLEHDFHTYRQVQRWTVSPAARVEILDRLLAENHRRAASQGVVSPTGNNEAIAEEEGDE, from the coding sequence ATGAGCCGCCGCTACCCCCCGACCGCCGCCGACCTGCACCGCGCCTGGCTCGAACTCGTCGACACCGACGGCCCCTTCCTCGCCATCCCCGCCCTGGAACGCGTCTACCGCGAAGGCATTCCCCAGCCCGACTCCCGGGCGCTCGACGCCATCAAGGACGCCAAGCCCGCCTTCGAGAAGGCATGGGAGAACTGGGACGAGCACCCGGGCGACGAAGCCGCCCTCGACCTGTACCGCGAGGCCCGCGACACCTGGGTCGACCTTGTCCTGCGCCAGGGCCTGCGCTGGGGTGCCTCCTACACCGTTCCCGCCCCGGCCGCCGTCGAGGTCCGCTCACCCGACTACACCGTCACCGTGTGCGCCGACGGCGCCCTCGTCCACGGCGACACCACCGGGGCTCTCGTCCTGATCACCGACCCCACGGACTCCCTTCGCGACCCGCTCACCGACGGCTGGTCGGCCAGCCCCATCGACCGCATGGAAGAGCTGCTGCGCGCCTCCGGCGTCCCCATCGGCGTCGTCACCGACGGCCGCTGGTGGGCGATCGTCAGCGCCCGCCCGCAGACCATGGTCGCCTCCGGCATCGTCGACGCCCAGACCTGGATCGAAGAGCCCCAGACCCGCAACGCCTTCATCGAACTCCTCCAGCGCCGCCGCCTGGTCGGCGGCAAACAGCAGGACCGGCTTACGGAACTCTTCGGCGAGTCCGTCACCGCCGCCGAGAAGATCACCGAAGCCCTCGGCACCCAGGTCCGCCGCGCCGTCGAACTCATCGTCCAGGCTCTGTCCGAAGGCGCCCTGGACACACAGCGACGCGGCGAGGACGACCCGCTGCCGACGGCAAGGGGCGAGGTCTACGAGGCCGCCGTCACCGTCATGATGCGCGTCGTCTTCCTCCTCTTCGCCGAAGAACGCGGATTGCTGCCCCAGAGCCGCCTCTTCGCCATGGGATACGGCATCAGCGACGAACTCGACCTCCTCGACGCCCGCGAGAAGGAGGAAGGCGAACAGGCCCTCGACGCCACGTTTCTGACCTGGCACCGGCTCCTGGCCACCTCCCAGGCCCTGTACCGGGGCGCGAGCTTCGAGGACCTGCGCCTGCCCGAGTACGGCGGCTCCCTCTTCGACCCGGCCCGCTTCCCCTTCCTCACCGCCTGCGACTCCCAGGACACCCTGGCCATCACGGTCAGCGACCGCGTCATGCTCGAAGTCCTGCGCGCCGTCCAGATCGCCCAGCTGCCCGGCGGAGCACGACGGATCTCCTTCCGCGACATCGACGTCGAACAGATCGGCTACATCTACGAGGGCCTGCTCGGTTACTCCTGCGAACCCGCCGAAGAGATCATCGTCGGCCTCACTGGCAGCGCGGGATCCGAACCCGAGATCCCCCTCGCCACCCTGGAAGAACTCAGCCAGGCCAAGCGCACCGAGACCGCGCTGGCCGACGCGATCCTCGTCTGGATCAAGCAGCATCAGCCGGCTGCGAAGCCGTCCAGCAAGGCCGCCCTCACCAAGGCGCTGAAGGCGGGCGAGACGCTTGATGACGCCGAGATCGCCCTGCGCGACGTCACCGACGACCCGGACCTGCGCGACCGGCTGCGCCCGTTCATTGGCATCATCCGCCGCGACCTGCGCAGTCGCCCACTGGTGGTCGAGCCCGGCGGCGTTCTGCTGGTGGAGACCCCCTCGCGCGCCTCAGCTGGCGCGCACTACACGCCCCGCTCACTGGCCGAGGAAGTCGTCCGGTACGCACTGGAACCTCTGGTCTACTCTCCCGGACCGCACCAGACCGCGGACCAGAACACGTGGCGGCTGATCGAAGCCGACCAGATCCTCGATCTCCGCATCGCTGACATCGCCTGTGGCTCGGGGGCCTTCCTCGTGGCTGCTGCGCGATACCTCGCCGACCGGCTCGTCGAGGCGTGGCAGCGCGATGACGTGGCATATGGGCGAACGCCCCACGACCTGCACGTCCACGCCATAAGGACCGTCGTCGCGACCTGCCTGCACGGCGCCGACATCAACGGCATGGCCGTGGAGATGTGCAAGCTGTCGCTTTGGCTGGTCTCCCTGGACCCGAAACTCCCGTTCTCCTTCGTCGACGACAAGGTCCTGCACGGCAACGCGCTGCTCGGCCTGACCGGCGCCGACCAACTGCGCCGCCTCCACATCGACCCCGCCGCGGCCGGTAACCAGCTCAGCGTTTTCGCCCTGGACGTGGACGACATCCTGGACCAAGCAGCCCGCCTCCGCCGCCAGCTCGCCACCGAGGTCGACGACAACGACCCGCAACGCTCGGCTGCCACGAAGCGACGGCAGTGGCGCCGGTACCAGGAGCTAACCGAGCAACTCGCCGACGTCGCGGACGGGGTGATCGCGGCCGGGCTGCAGTGGGGCGGCAAGCCTGGAAAGCAGCTCAAGGCGGCGTACGAGAACCTGCGCATCGCCGTGGAGAGCGCGTACCCCGCTGGCGGCGACGAGACGGACCGTGAACGGACGATGCTCAACGGCATCCAGGAGACCGGGCTTACTCCGACGGTGACGACGGACTACGCGCGATGGAAGCCGCTGCACTGGATTCTGGCGGTGCCGGATGTGATGGAACGAGGTGGGTTCGACGCGGTGATCGGGAACCCACCATTCCTGGGCGGGACCAAGATTTCCGGAGCCTTGGGCGGAAACGTTCGGGATTGGTTCAGCCACGTACTTGCAGTTGGTCAAGGTGGTGGCCGCGCAGATATCGTGGCGTATTTTTTCCTTCGCGCCACGGAACTCTTGACACCGAAGGGCAATCTCGGCCTCATTGCAACCAATACTATTGCTCAGGGTGACACCCGAGAGACGGGTCTCGACTTCATCGTTAGCAACGGGTTCACTATTACCCGGGCGACGCAGAGTCGTCCTTGGCCTGCCGTAAGCGCCAACTTGGAATATGCAGCAGTATGGGGAAGCCTGGGCGAGGTTTCACCAGAAGTGCCGCGAATGGCGGATGACGTCCCGGTCAGGCGGATCTCGACCCTCCTGGAGGCAAGCGGTCGAATCGAGGGACATCCAGTCAAACTGATCGAGAATCGAGGCGTAACATTTGAAGGATGTAAACCTTATGGTAGCGGTTTCGTAATCACGCAGGAGGAGGCTGCAGACTGGATCAAGGCGGACCCAAAGAACGCCGAGGTCTTGTTCCCCTACCTTAACGGCGAAGACTTGAATTCTCGCCCAGATTCGTCACCTTCTCGTTGGATCATCGATTTCAACGACCGAGCGGAATCTTCTGCTCGGGAGTACACACTACCGTTTGCTCGAATCCTGGAAGAAGTTAAAGGGGAGCGGGCACGGAAATCTAAGGCAGTCAGAGACGCGCCATGGTGGTTGTTTTTTAGGGCACGTCCGGCCATGAGGGCGGCAATTTCAGAGTTGAGTGAGATGCTCGTCCTGACAAGACACTCCGTGACCGTGATGCCTTGCAGGGTCAAAAAGGGTCCCATCCCTAGCGAGGCTACCGTCATCTTTGCCACAGATTCCTTCTCTGATCAGGCAGTGCTGTCTTCAAGTCTGCATCAGTTGTGGGCAATCACGTACGGGTCGACCATGCGGGCCGATATTCGCTACACCCCGTCAGACGTATTCGAAACGTTCCCGCGCCCCGCGCATAGCGATAGACTTTCCGAAGTCGGGAGCATACTCAATGCGGAGCGGCGAAGTATTATGGTCCGCCGCGGCCTGGGGCTGACTAAGCTTTACCATTTGGTGAACGACTCAAACATAAATGACTCTCTGGACGCTGACGTCGCTCGCCTCCGCGAGATCCACGTCGAGCTCGACCGAGCCGTCATGGTCGCCTACGGCTGGGACGACGTCCCCTTGGAACACGACTTCCACACCTACCGCCAGGTGCAACGCTGGACAGTGAGCCCTGCCGCCCGGGTAGAGATCCTCGACCGCCTCCTCGCAGAGAACCATCGCCGTGCTGCATCGCAAGGCGTTGTCAGCCCCACCGGCAACAATGAAGCCATCGCGGAAGAGGAGGGCGACGAGTGA
- the drmA gene encoding DISARM system helicase DrmA, with the protein MTTPQRKSDQPAAAAQAPPYRLARDPDDRSWTVRENLVDILERELLGPANGPDEILEGVPDSAYLIGRIAPVRLTAGRDDPGEAGSDEAASDVGDAVDAAESRGVPLTAVDDSSASSDEDEVEDQPQKRGLMIPASMGLRCQIPDDLDEFTVTASWGTYEPVKEKRGEGADGSEGDAPPPAFRRFQRTPHAIAKTIKIADLKPSRTSEIPLKDKVVLRVDRYDDAERGCRLIEVALCNDRETPRKIPVEAWLYQTKLSVSASGAEVFLPVNDVLLDTRQEPDDELRRLRLQYRNRLEFAHGRTCSVDWKVAEGARRASEVWTTWLPVSETPQTAAEEIGAALLDMRKLQEASTDELRTGLEPIVAGYTAWLDGEEQRAEVLPEHLRSEGLDAVTEARRVQRQLEEGLKHLLRDEEALRCFRFMNRVMADQRVQSQVAERRASRPEESIDEAREAILAEKGALAHSWRTFQLAFVLMQLPLLSDPAAEKRSGDLAKAQLLFFPTGGGKTEAYLGLAAYTFAIRRRQGVVDAFEGPLDGRSGVAVLMRYTLRLLTAQQFQRATALVCAAEMARRDDVATWGDEPFRIGLWVGTDVSPKRYDEAAEQLQKAHGGRGYRLTVLQIQRCPWCGTRVEARDVRTEPALRRVYVYCGDELAECPFSDGGEVPDGLPVLTVDEEIYRLAPAFVIATVDKFARLAREGEAASLFGHVSRRCERHGFVHPDYQQCDIKNGSKHPKKDGHPAAPVHPATRLRPPDLVIQDELHLITGALGTTVGLFEVAIDVMSDWRTKDGRPVRPLLVASTATARNASDQVHALYGRDVTIFPPQVLDAGNTFFSKEIPVSEDKPGRRYVGISTTGVRLTTAEIRVAEVLMAGGQLLLDRSGSVADPYMSLVGYFSATRELAGMARYMSDDIQTALAKGRPWSKLPRRTGTNYGSLHVAELTSRVASADITATLDQMAVSFDPGFDSTAGKRNRRALREAKNPEPTREVNPYDVVLATSMLQVGVDVTRLGLMLVVGQPKNTAEYIQASSRVGRAADRPGLVLALGNWARPRDLAHFEQFRHYHETFYAQVEALSVTPFSVTSLERGLDGVLVSAARVLQAPKAGPGQGLSPEDGAARIEAEQHFAGELIDALVRRIARAGDEDASNRARLRLENRLDQWGKRRKHLVELRKSLVYERVLDDSRHDALMMSAENAKAGLDTRDAPPFIVANSMREVQPEINLLVSPIKERLVYRAPDYAPKWQMPEDNS; encoded by the coding sequence GTGACCACCCCCCAGCGGAAGAGCGACCAGCCGGCAGCCGCCGCCCAGGCCCCGCCCTACCGTCTAGCCCGCGACCCGGACGACCGTTCCTGGACGGTGCGCGAGAACCTGGTCGACATCCTGGAGCGTGAGCTCCTTGGCCCGGCCAATGGCCCCGATGAGATCCTCGAAGGCGTCCCCGACTCGGCGTACCTGATCGGTCGGATTGCGCCCGTGCGGCTAACCGCCGGCCGCGACGACCCCGGCGAGGCGGGCTCGGACGAGGCCGCGAGCGACGTAGGCGATGCAGTGGACGCCGCCGAGAGCCGGGGCGTGCCACTGACCGCCGTCGACGACAGCAGTGCCAGCTCGGATGAGGACGAGGTCGAGGACCAGCCGCAGAAGCGCGGGCTGATGATCCCGGCGTCGATGGGGCTGCGGTGCCAGATCCCCGACGATCTGGACGAGTTCACGGTGACCGCCTCGTGGGGAACGTACGAGCCGGTGAAGGAGAAGCGCGGGGAGGGTGCGGACGGGTCCGAGGGCGATGCGCCCCCTCCTGCCTTCCGTCGTTTCCAGCGCACCCCGCACGCCATCGCCAAGACGATCAAGATCGCCGATCTAAAGCCGTCCCGTACTTCCGAGATCCCGCTCAAGGACAAGGTCGTACTGCGCGTGGATCGTTACGACGATGCCGAGCGAGGTTGTCGGCTGATCGAGGTGGCGCTCTGCAACGACCGAGAGACCCCCCGCAAGATCCCCGTCGAGGCGTGGCTGTACCAGACCAAGCTATCGGTGTCGGCCAGTGGCGCTGAGGTGTTCTTGCCGGTCAATGACGTACTCCTCGACACCCGCCAGGAGCCGGACGACGAACTGCGGCGGCTGCGGCTTCAGTACCGCAACCGTCTGGAGTTCGCCCATGGCCGGACCTGCTCGGTGGACTGGAAGGTAGCCGAGGGAGCGCGCAGGGCCAGCGAGGTCTGGACGACGTGGCTGCCGGTGAGTGAGACGCCTCAGACGGCCGCCGAGGAGATCGGCGCGGCCCTGCTGGACATGCGCAAGCTCCAGGAGGCGTCGACCGACGAACTGCGTACGGGTCTTGAGCCGATCGTCGCGGGTTACACGGCCTGGCTGGATGGCGAGGAGCAGCGGGCCGAGGTGCTTCCGGAGCATCTGCGGTCCGAGGGTTTGGACGCGGTCACCGAGGCGCGTCGGGTGCAGCGCCAGCTTGAGGAGGGTCTGAAGCATCTCCTCAGGGATGAGGAGGCGCTGCGCTGCTTCCGGTTCATGAACCGGGTGATGGCCGATCAGCGTGTGCAGTCCCAAGTCGCGGAGCGGCGAGCGAGTCGCCCGGAGGAGAGCATCGACGAGGCTCGCGAGGCGATCCTCGCGGAGAAGGGAGCCCTGGCGCATTCGTGGCGTACCTTCCAGCTCGCCTTCGTGCTCATGCAGTTGCCATTGCTGTCCGACCCGGCGGCCGAGAAGCGGTCGGGGGATCTGGCCAAGGCGCAGCTGCTGTTCTTCCCGACCGGTGGTGGCAAGACGGAGGCGTATCTGGGTCTGGCCGCGTACACGTTCGCGATCCGGCGCCGCCAAGGCGTCGTGGATGCCTTTGAGGGGCCATTGGACGGACGGTCCGGGGTGGCCGTTCTCATGCGGTACACGTTGCGTCTGCTCACCGCCCAGCAGTTCCAGCGCGCCACCGCCCTGGTGTGCGCAGCGGAGATGGCGCGGCGCGATGATGTGGCGACCTGGGGAGACGAGCCGTTCCGGATCGGGCTGTGGGTCGGTACCGATGTGAGCCCGAAGCGGTATGACGAGGCTGCCGAGCAGTTGCAGAAGGCCCACGGGGGCCGCGGGTATCGGCTGACGGTGCTGCAGATCCAGCGCTGCCCGTGGTGCGGGACGCGGGTCGAGGCGCGGGATGTGCGCACGGAGCCCGCGCTGCGTCGGGTGTACGTGTACTGCGGTGACGAGCTGGCCGAGTGCCCGTTCTCTGACGGCGGTGAGGTCCCCGACGGGCTGCCGGTCCTCACGGTCGACGAGGAGATCTACCGGCTCGCGCCGGCGTTCGTCATCGCCACAGTGGACAAGTTCGCCCGTCTGGCGCGGGAGGGCGAGGCGGCCTCGCTCTTCGGGCATGTCTCGCGACGTTGCGAGCGGCACGGCTTCGTGCACCCCGACTATCAGCAGTGCGATATCAAGAACGGCAGCAAGCACCCCAAGAAGGACGGCCATCCGGCCGCTCCCGTGCACCCGGCCACCCGGCTCCGGCCCCCGGATCTGGTCATCCAGGACGAGCTTCACCTGATCACGGGAGCCCTTGGCACCACGGTGGGCCTGTTTGAGGTGGCCATCGACGTGATGTCCGACTGGCGTACGAAGGACGGGCGCCCGGTTCGTCCGCTCCTTGTCGCCTCCACCGCCACCGCACGCAACGCGTCCGACCAGGTACATGCGTTGTACGGGCGGGACGTCACTATCTTCCCGCCGCAGGTCCTGGATGCCGGGAACACCTTCTTTTCCAAGGAGATCCCGGTCTCCGAGGACAAGCCGGGTCGCCGGTACGTCGGGATCAGTACGACCGGGGTGCGCTTGACCACGGCGGAGATCCGGGTTGCCGAGGTTCTCATGGCCGGCGGGCAACTGCTTCTTGACCGCTCCGGCAGCGTGGCCGATCCGTACATGAGCCTGGTCGGCTACTTCAGCGCTACCCGTGAATTGGCCGGCATGGCACGGTATATGAGCGACGACATCCAGACCGCGCTCGCCAAGGGCCGCCCCTGGTCGAAGCTTCCCCGCCGCACGGGTACCAATTACGGGTCGCTGCACGTCGCCGAGCTGACGTCACGTGTGGCCAGCGCCGACATCACCGCGACCCTCGACCAGATGGCGGTGTCATTCGATCCAGGTTTCGACTCCACCGCGGGCAAGCGGAACCGGCGCGCGTTGCGGGAGGCGAAGAACCCTGAGCCCACGCGCGAGGTGAACCCGTACGACGTGGTACTGGCCACCTCCATGCTGCAGGTGGGGGTCGACGTGACCCGGCTCGGTCTGATGCTCGTTGTAGGCCAGCCGAAAAACACCGCCGAGTACATCCAGGCGTCTTCCCGCGTCGGCCGGGCAGCAGACCGGCCGGGCCTGGTCCTCGCGCTGGGGAACTGGGCGCGCCCCAGGGACCTCGCCCACTTCGAGCAGTTCCGCCACTACCACGAGACGTTCTACGCGCAGGTCGAGGCACTGTCCGTGACTCCCTTCTCGGTGACCTCGCTGGAACGCGGTCTGGACGGTGTGCTGGTCAGCGCGGCCAGGGTTTTGCAGGCCCCAAAGGCCGGCCCCGGCCAAGGGCTGTCCCCGGAGGACGGCGCGGCCCGTATCGAGGCCGAGCAGCACTTCGCCGGTGAGCTCATCGACGCCCTAGTGCGCCGGATTGCGCGGGCCGGCGACGAGGACGCGTCCAACCGCGCCCGCCTGCGCTTGGAAAACCGCCTTGATCAGTGGGGCAAGCGTCGCAAGCACCTCGTAGAGCTGCGTAAGTCACTGGTGTACGAGAGGGTTCTGGACGACAGCCGGCACGATGCCCTGATGATGAGCGCGGAGAACGCGAAGGCGGGCCTTGACACACGGGACGCGCCGCCGTTCATCGTGGCGAACTCGATGCGTGAGGTTCAGCCAGAGATCAACTTGTTGGTGAGCCCAATCAAGGAACGACTGGTGTACCGAGCACCTGACTATGCCCCGAAGTGGCAGATGCCGGAGGACAATTCATGA